TGGTGATATCCATGGGCAGTACTATGATCTGCTTCGACTTTTTGAATACGGTGGTTTCCCGCCAGAAAGCAACTATCTGTTCCTTGGGGACTATGTGGACAGGGGGAAGCAGTCACTGGAGACTATCTGCCTCTTACTGGCCTACAAAATCAAATATCctgagaatttttttcttctcagaGGAAACCATGAATGTGCCAGCATCAATAGAATTTACGGATTTTATGATGAGTGTAAAAGAAGATACAACATTAAACTATAGAAAACTTTCACAGACTGTTTTAACTGTTTACCGATAGCAGCCATCGTGGATGAGAAAATATTCTGCTGTCATGGAGGTTTATCACCAGATCTTCAATCTGTGGAGCAGATTCGGCGAATTATGCGACCAACTGATGTACCAGATCAAGGTCTTCTTTGTGATCTTTTGTGGTCTGACCCCGATAAAGATGTCTTAGGCTGGGGTGAAAATGACAGAGGAGTGTCCTTCACATTTGGTGCAGAAGTGGTTGCAAAATTTCTCCATAAGCATGATTTGGATCTTATTTGTAGAGCCCATCAGGTGGTTGAAGATGGATATGAATTTTTTGCAAAGAGGCAGttggtcactctgttttctgcacccAATTATTGTGGAGAGTTTGACAATGCAGGTGCCATGATGAGTGTGGATGAAAcactaatgtgttcctttcagaTTTTAAAGCCTGCAGAGAAAAAGAAGCCGAATGCCACAAGACCTGTAACACCTCCAAGGGGTATGATCACAAAGCAAGCAAAGAAATAGATGTCATTTTGACACTGCCTAGTTGGGACTTGTAACATAGAGTATATAACCTTCATTTTTAAAGCTGTAATGTGTACTGGTCAGCCTGCTCAGATAGATCTGTGTTTGTGGGGGCCCTTCCTTCCATTTTTGAGTTAATGAATGGCATTTGCTGGTTATAACAGCAAATGAAAGACACTCCACTCCCAAGAAAAGgtgtttagtttttttgttttttttttaatattcctttTGCAAACAACTTTAATGATGGTGTTAAAGCTGTACACCCCAGGACAGTTATCCTGTCTACGGGGTAAGTGTACAATTGATCTTTTTTAAATTCAGTACAACCCATGAATAATGTAAATGCTCATTTTCCTTAGGATATAAAGAGAGCCCTAGGGTGCTCTGAATCTGTACATGTTATTGTCATAAAATGCATACAAAACCACTGTGTTGATACAAACCactgtgaacatttttttattttaaaattttgtttcaaagggatTGCTTTTTCCTCTCATTGTCTTATCATGTACAAACTAGTTTTTATAGCTATCAACAGTAGGAGTAACTATCTCAACCTTGCCAGCATCACTGGTATGATGTATATTTAATTAAAGCACACTTCCCCTACCGTATACTTAAAATGATGATTAAagccattctttttttaaaaaaaaaaaagaacaaagattatTCTCCATTATTCCACTTAGATACAATGTCTTTCAAAAGGAGGGTCTGCAAACACTAAAAtcagtttttaattattttattttatttgattgattgattgattgattgaagaTATTCCAATCTAATCCAGAATATGCTCTAccttgagccatatcccaagtCTTCCATTCATTTGTGAATCTCACTCTTGTGTTTTTCTCTTCCTGCATAACTAAGAATTACTTTTACCAAAGTTACCATTGAATTTTACTTTTAACACATCTATACTTAATTTCATGCACTTAATTTTACAATTACTCATTCATCAATGGAACATTTCCATTTCTAATAACAAGAACTCCCAAGTGGCTGAAGGGAGTTTAGACTCCACAAAAACAGCTATACAAGTGATTCCTCTTTCCCACAACCACACTTTACTCTTTACATGTGGAGTGCCCTTATTGACTTGCTCCCAGCAAAAAGGATAGGGCAGAAGTGTTGGTAAGTGTTGGTACATGAGCTGAAGACTGTGCCACAAATGTAGCCTCCCCACTTTCGTCACTTAGTGTGTTAGTCATCtttctgttgctatgacaaaatacatgaaaaaaagaacaaacttaaaagggagaaaggtttattttggctcatggtttcagagatttcagtccatgtttGCTGACCCATTGATTTTGGGCCTATGGcaaggcagtacatcatggtgaAAGTGTGTAGTAGAGGAAATGGCTCATGTTATGGCAAGGgggaagcaaaaagagagagaaagggggtggGGTCCTGCAAGGACACACCCTCAATgatctaacttccttccactagacCCCACCTACTAAAGGTTCTACCAACCCCCAATAACACAATAGGCTGGGGACCAAGCATTTAACATATaggtctttgggggacatttaagatttAAAACATAACACTCTGCCTTTGAGAAGCCACACTGTGAATAGCCCTGAATAGGGGCCCAAATAGCAAGAAATTGAAATGTCCTGCCAACAGTCAGGCAAATGAGCTTGGAAGAAAATCCTCTGCTCAATCCAGAGGCTACAGCTCCAGATGCCAGGTTCACTGAAACCTCAGCAGAGACCTTGAGCCAAAACTACCCCGCTAAGTGGTCCGTATATTCCTAACCCTCAGAAACTTTGTAAGATCATTTAAACTGAATTTGGGAGTAATTTGTTAATACAGTAATTAATAATAGGCACACATTCTGTGATTCCATCTAAACAAGCTCTCAGGAAGACAAATCTTATCTAGCTGTCACCCGGAATGCTGACCGGGGGTGGAACATGACTGGGCAGGGGCCAATGAAACTTCTGGAGTTCACAGAGGTATTCTCCATCTTGTTTGTGCAGGTAGTTATACATTTGTCACACATTGAATTGTGCACTAAAAATGAATGTATTAGTGTACATTTTACCTTTGTAAATTGGTTTTAGGAAAAGTGGGTAAATGATGAAGAAGTGGGGGTCATTGGGCTAAAAAGCGAGATGGTAAAGGCAAGAAGAGAAATGGGACAGTGTCTTAAGAATGTATCTGGGTCAggaattttatttgttcatttcttaGGATAAAAGGGGCTTGAATATGTTTGAAGGCAGTGGATGAGGAGTTTACGTCTTTTAAAGATGTAAAAGAGAATGttcaaattataaagtaaaattCTGGAGGAACTGAAATGACATGAGACTGGAGGGTAAGATAGTGTAATACTTCCTGGAGAAGATGGCTAAAGCGATTTAAGGCACTTAGATATTTCCAATGTTCTCTGTTCAGTAGAAGATCTGTTTACACACCAAGTGCTAGAGGCTATTTGAGTTGAGGTAGTTTTTGTGCAAATTGACACTGCAAAGTCAATTACTTTTGGATTTTCTGTGAAGGTGTTTAGTGATTATTCTATCAATATTAAGACAGTGACTCCCTGGAAGTGCTTTGAACAAGCAAGGACCCCTGTCAGGGTTGTACTTTAAGAAAATCATTAAGTTTCAGAGGGAAATACAGACAGTTGGGAGATATTAGAAGCAAAGAAGCTGGCTTTACCATAATCATTTAGTCAAAACTGGATGAATGGACCCAAGAACTGCAGGAAAGGGAAACTGGACTCAATCTGTGGTGAAATTAAAAGGCAAAATGCTAGAGATGACTGAGTGGAATTGAGAGAAGGGGAAAGCCAGAAATGGAGCAGGTGGGGGAAAAAGAACTCACTTTTGGAACTGAGGCTGTGGTTTAGCAGGCTGTACAAGTCAAGAGGTGGGAACATAGGTTGACACTTCCTAGGAGTGATCTGATCTGGTTGGTGTGGGATTTGGGAAGtatatattt
This Callospermophilus lateralis isolate mCalLat2 unplaced genomic scaffold, mCalLat2.hap1 Scaffold_63, whole genome shotgun sequence DNA region includes the following protein-coding sequences:
- the LOC143389457 gene encoding LOW QUALITY PROTEIN: serine/threonine-protein phosphatase PP1-gamma catalytic subunit-like (The sequence of the model RefSeq protein was modified relative to this genomic sequence to represent the inferred CDS: substituted 1 base at 1 genomic stop codon), giving the protein MADIDKLNIDSIIQRLLEVRGSKPGKNVQLQENEVRELCLKSREIFLSQPILLELEAPLKICGDIHGQYYDLLRLFEYGGFPPESNYLFLGDYVDRGKQSLETICLLLAYKIKYPENFFLLRGNHECASINRIYGFYDECKRRYNIKLXKTFTDCFNCLPIAAIVDEKIFCCHGGLSPDLQSVEQIRRIMRPTDVPDQGLLCDLLWSDPDKDVLGWGENDRGVSFTFGAEVVAKFLHKHDLDLICRAHQVVEDGYEFFAKRQLVTLFSAPNYCGEFDNAGAMMSVDETLMCSFQILKPAEKKKPNATRPVTPPRGMITKQAKK